In Dyadobacter sp. CECT 9275, the following proteins share a genomic window:
- a CDS encoding 3-keto-disaccharide hydrolase → MKVILAVLLSLVSLTGFSQKNADKQEWKQLFNGKNLDGWDIKIRGYGLNENYGNTFRVEDGKMIVRYDQYDDFKQKYGHIFYKGDFSYYRISVEYRFVGEQAPKGEGWAWRNSGIMVHGQPAATMGKDQDFPASIEVQLLGGNGKKRSTCNLCTPGTNVVMDGKLITQHCVNSTSRTYDGDQWVKAEVLVLGDSLIQHFANGEMVLQYQKPQLGGGNVSGNDPSLMIDGKLLDHGSISLQSESHPVEFRKVEILDLKGCMDPKASNFKSYFVKADNSLCKYGKKK, encoded by the coding sequence ATGAAAGTAATATTAGCTGTCTTGTTAAGTTTGGTATCCTTAACAGGATTTTCTCAAAAGAATGCCGATAAACAGGAATGGAAGCAGTTGTTTAATGGAAAAAATCTGGATGGCTGGGATATAAAAATCCGGGGATATGGCCTCAACGAGAATTATGGAAATACTTTCAGGGTAGAGGATGGAAAAATGATTGTCAGGTATGATCAATACGATGATTTCAAACAAAAATATGGCCATATCTTCTACAAAGGCGATTTCTCCTATTACAGAATTTCAGTAGAGTACCGGTTTGTGGGTGAACAGGCACCAAAAGGAGAGGGATGGGCGTGGCGGAACAGCGGTATCATGGTACACGGACAACCCGCTGCCACAATGGGAAAGGATCAGGATTTTCCGGCTTCCATTGAGGTGCAGCTTCTGGGGGGCAATGGCAAAAAAAGATCTACCTGCAACCTCTGTACACCAGGTACCAATGTGGTGATGGACGGCAAGCTCATCACGCAGCACTGTGTAAATTCTACGTCCAGGACTTACGACGGAGATCAGTGGGTGAAGGCCGAAGTACTGGTACTGGGAGATTCACTAATCCAGCATTTTGCTAATGGGGAAATGGTACTACAGTATCAGAAACCTCAGCTTGGAGGGGGCAACGTAAGTGGTAATGATCCTTCGCTTATGATTGACGGAAAGTTGCTGGACCATGGTTCCATATCTCTTCAGAGCGAGAGCCATCCGGTGGAGTTCCGCAAAGTGGAGATACTGGACCTGAAGGGCTGCATGGACCCGAAGGCTTCCAATTTCAAATCCTATTTTGTAAAGGCAGATAACAGCCTGTGCAAGTATGGAAAAAAGAAATAG
- the murA gene encoding UDP-N-acetylglucosamine 1-carboxyvinyltransferase yields the protein MASFKITGDRRLKGEIIPQGAKNEALQIICAVLLTKEPVTIHNIPDIRDVNQLINLLGDLGVRKTRLSESSIRFEADNINLDYLESDSFRQKASALRGSVMLLGPMLARFRKGRIPRPGGDKIGRRRLDTHFLGFEKLGAEFSYDEEDGGFYRVDAANLKGTYMLLDEASVTGTANVLMAAVMAEGTTTIYNAACEPYLQQLCKMLNRMGARISGIASNLLVVEGVSELMGTEHTMLPDMIEIGSFIGLAAMTKSEITIKNCQIAQLGIIPDVFKRLGIAMEFRGDDIFIPAQDHYRMENYLDGSTLSVADAPWPGFTPDLLSIVLVTATQAQGTVLIHQKMFESRLFFVDKLIEMGAQIILCDPHRATVIGHNRETQLRGIRMTSPDIRAGVALLIAAMSAKGVSIIDNIEQIDRGYQNIDGRLNAIGAEIVRL from the coding sequence ATGGCTTCATTTAAAATTACCGGAGACCGCCGTCTTAAAGGAGAAATTATACCCCAGGGTGCAAAAAACGAAGCTCTCCAGATCATCTGTGCAGTACTTCTTACCAAGGAACCTGTGACAATCCATAACATTCCGGATATCCGTGATGTGAACCAGCTCATCAATTTATTGGGTGATCTGGGCGTAAGGAAAACCCGGCTCAGCGAATCATCCATACGTTTTGAAGCAGACAATATCAACCTTGATTACCTGGAATCAGATTCATTCAGGCAAAAAGCTTCGGCTCTGAGAGGTTCGGTGATGCTGCTGGGCCCGATGCTTGCCCGTTTTCGCAAGGGCAGAATCCCAAGACCGGGTGGCGACAAAATAGGCCGCAGGAGGCTGGATACCCATTTTCTGGGTTTCGAAAAACTAGGCGCCGAATTCAGTTATGACGAAGAAGACGGCGGCTTTTACCGCGTGGATGCCGCCAATCTGAAAGGTACCTATATGCTTCTGGACGAAGCCTCCGTAACAGGAACCGCCAATGTGCTGATGGCCGCTGTTATGGCAGAAGGTACCACTACCATCTACAACGCCGCCTGTGAGCCTTATCTTCAGCAGTTATGCAAAATGCTGAACCGGATGGGCGCCAGGATTTCTGGTATTGCCTCCAATTTGCTGGTTGTGGAAGGGGTCAGCGAGCTCATGGGCACGGAGCACACGATGCTGCCCGACATGATCGAGATTGGTAGCTTCATCGGACTTGCTGCCATGACAAAATCTGAAATTACCATCAAAAACTGCCAGATTGCACAACTAGGCATTATCCCTGATGTTTTTAAAAGACTGGGAATTGCGATGGAATTCCGTGGGGACGACATATTCATTCCCGCCCAGGATCATTACCGGATGGAAAACTATCTGGACGGTTCAACCCTCTCTGTGGCGGATGCTCCCTGGCCTGGTTTCACTCCTGACCTGCTGAGTATCGTACTGGTAACAGCTACACAGGCGCAGGGAACAGTGCTAATCCATCAGAAAATGTTTGAAAGCAGGCTTTTTTTCGTAGATAAGCTGATTGAAATGGGCGCCCAGATTATCCTCTGCGACCCGCACCGTGCAACGGTAATAGGCCATAACCGCGAAACCCAGCTGCGTGGCATCCGTATGACCTCTCCGGATATACGTGCCGGGGTAGCGCTGCTTATCGCCGCCATGTCCGCGAAAGGAGTTAGTATTATTGATAATATTGAACAGATTGACCGCGGTTACCAAAATATTGATGGCCGTCTGAACGCAATCGGGGCCGAGATTGTCAGGTTATAA
- a CDS encoding DUF4290 domain-containing protein → MKEYGSNVQKLADQIVRMEDRTKRTLYAHILVELMRQIHPNMRDNQDYTNKLWDDLYIMSGFELDVDSPYPPPSKELLGKKPLKVGYNQQNLTFRHYGRNIDLLLEKASQTENPDDRLAFVSYIFRLMRSFFNTWNKDNPEDSVLIGQMQQLSKGRLKEEIEYIRVNGPVDAAPKDRNNNNQDRARGNQQGGGFRAQQNHNQDRTGGPNHTGNQNRNRPNNKFGGRNNNNNNNNNRNRKKPGI, encoded by the coding sequence TTGAAAGAATACGGTAGCAACGTACAAAAACTCGCCGATCAGATTGTCCGAATGGAAGATCGGACCAAACGCACGCTTTATGCGCACATTTTGGTTGAGCTGATGCGTCAGATACATCCCAACATGCGGGATAATCAGGACTATACAAACAAACTCTGGGACGACCTCTATATCATGTCAGGCTTCGAGCTGGACGTGGATAGCCCTTACCCGCCTCCATCCAAAGAGCTACTTGGCAAAAAACCGCTTAAGGTAGGTTATAACCAGCAGAATCTTACTTTCAGGCATTATGGACGGAATATCGATCTGTTACTTGAAAAGGCCTCTCAAACAGAAAACCCGGACGACCGTCTGGCGTTTGTCTCCTACATTTTCAGGCTGATGCGTTCATTCTTCAATACCTGGAACAAGGATAATCCTGAAGACAGCGTGCTCATCGGCCAGATGCAGCAATTGTCTAAAGGCAGGCTGAAGGAAGAAATCGAATATATCCGAGTGAATGGTCCTGTGGATGCAGCCCCCAAAGACCGGAACAATAACAACCAGGATCGTGCAAGAGGTAACCAGCAAGGCGGAGGTTTCAGGGCACAGCAAAACCATAATCAGGACCGCACAGGCGGGCCCAACCATACAGGCAACCAAAACAGAAACCGTCCCAATAACAAGTTCGGAGGGCGAAATAATAATAACAACAACAACAATAATCGTAACAGAAAAAAGCCAGGCATTTAA
- the porU2 gene encoding putative type IX secretion system sortase PorU2: protein MVRKVLFQIFLCGCFLACSHANAQKIYGNEWINHEQTYLRIPIVQSGFYRITGEELEQAGIPLQSVRSASFQMFRRGKELAIEVKQKDSGGLDYIGFYGERNDGALDTALYVKPDDMPHTHYSLYSDTSAYFLTWHGTLAGKRIIESTNTGSEETINENDAETSQLFTSSYPAGNFYPATSTYDNGSVLTTYDVGEGWTGPEVSNGSWSTAILTTENAVAEKMDRAVAELVIVGRSAGNHEIEVWTGTTTAKGRKLGSFKLLNYASGTFRTTLAAEDVNPDGTIKISIVPLQNTGTVSLSYARLRYPQKSVLSGTGPQKEFYFNLPNQAKWNLAAETAWQFYDISDLYTAKEIKPVAGISLQHTARIVAVRQALKIPAPRVVRFGDLRDTKINYLIITHPAVRQKINGTDPVLAYATYRSSEQGGSYLPYIVNSEEVYDRFNYGEPGPGGIRNMIAWLHKNASLQFVFLIGRSIDPQTARKQANARQADMVPNAGWPGSDVALSMNLNGSGTYVPLVPVGRLNAASAEDVRRYLEKVRNLEAQPASAAWRKNILHLSGGRSAAELPVFKEYVNSFERRVQGTSLAAKFRTISKKTDEPVEEFPIYEEVNNGVALLTLFGHSSLNVSDIDIGFASDTKRNYKNNPFYPAVLVNGCALGNIYYSAATISNDWILSPSNGAVLFLAHTHNGLVSALKRYSDSFYDVLADRSFTSQPFGLIQKEAIRRNIARYPGVTDGITSQQMNLQGDPAIRIFPASKPDYVWDSSTLVFSDPSGRALTAWSDSVRVRIAVANNGRFRKEKIRVSVRRTKETVTLFEDQWEMDAMPHADTLSFTIPNKSTTGGDETWIFSIDPSALLDEENKSNNVLTSTLAIKEGGAIPLLPVKDYQTNTLQIDLVAQTTEDKPNGTVIFEWSKNSAFPENEVRRSTVSAKEFIAVHKIDQPGAEAGKYYWRVYMQGDQLRPSETRSITYIPGTDLPVVKTPEVIILPTTLPAAIAQGNIYRATLSFRNITDFGFSDSVSVLITTKNKLVSVEQTLRIAPVEAQETRNIQLEFETLDKEGPQQITLVFNNMRLPETVYANNTLSFGFEVIPDRLPPVVTVMVDGRSILNNEVVSPQPQIRVQIVDENPFMQRSDTTGTEIWLTEDCTGCAARKISLTNASLQVDPENGLLIGLTLPAPLTAGRYKLQVYTSDLSKNQAPVYEIFFRVITSASFAGTVYPNPSAHWFRFTMDITGEIPPEIWTISIWNKLGQLIKNQDIMPHLGKNEWHWQPIKLSSGIYFYKMTLKSKDADYPGYATKGKLIWMP, encoded by the coding sequence ATGGTCCGGAAGGTATTATTTCAAATATTCTTATGCGGCTGCTTTCTGGCCTGCTCACATGCAAATGCTCAAAAGATCTATGGCAACGAATGGATCAACCATGAGCAAACCTACCTGCGCATTCCAATCGTCCAGTCTGGATTTTACAGAATCACCGGGGAGGAACTTGAACAGGCAGGTATTCCGCTGCAATCGGTACGGTCAGCCAGCTTTCAGATGTTTCGCAGGGGGAAGGAACTGGCTATTGAGGTAAAACAAAAAGATTCCGGCGGCCTGGATTACATAGGCTTTTACGGCGAACGCAACGACGGAGCGCTCGACACCGCCCTATATGTGAAGCCGGATGACATGCCACACACGCATTACAGCCTTTATTCGGACACCTCCGCCTATTTCCTCACCTGGCATGGCACGCTTGCAGGCAAACGGATTATAGAAAGTACAAACACAGGCTCAGAGGAGACGATCAATGAAAATGACGCGGAAACCAGTCAGCTTTTCACTTCATCCTATCCGGCCGGAAACTTTTATCCGGCAACCAGTACTTATGATAACGGATCCGTCCTCACAACTTATGATGTAGGCGAAGGCTGGACAGGCCCCGAAGTGAGTAATGGAAGCTGGTCGACGGCGATACTTACTACTGAAAATGCGGTGGCTGAAAAAATGGACCGGGCGGTGGCTGAACTTGTCATAGTAGGCAGGTCGGCCGGGAATCACGAAATTGAAGTATGGACGGGTACCACTACCGCGAAAGGACGAAAACTCGGTTCCTTTAAGCTCCTCAACTATGCTTCCGGAACTTTCAGGACCACATTGGCGGCCGAAGATGTGAACCCGGACGGCACCATAAAAATTTCAATTGTTCCTCTTCAGAATACCGGTACGGTTTCACTGTCTTATGCCCGGTTGAGGTACCCTCAAAAATCGGTTCTATCCGGGACAGGCCCGCAGAAAGAATTTTATTTCAATTTGCCGAACCAGGCAAAATGGAACCTGGCAGCCGAAACCGCCTGGCAGTTTTATGATATTTCGGATCTGTACACAGCAAAGGAGATCAAACCGGTGGCAGGTATATCCTTACAGCATACGGCAAGGATTGTGGCGGTCAGGCAGGCTTTGAAAATCCCGGCTCCGAGGGTCGTCCGATTTGGCGATCTGCGTGACACTAAAATCAACTATCTCATTATCACCCACCCGGCGGTACGTCAAAAAATTAATGGTACCGATCCTGTCCTGGCGTATGCAACCTACCGCTCTTCCGAACAAGGCGGGAGTTACCTGCCGTATATTGTAAACAGCGAAGAAGTTTACGACCGCTTCAACTACGGCGAACCAGGCCCCGGGGGGATCCGTAACATGATTGCCTGGCTGCACAAAAACGCATCCCTTCAATTTGTTTTCCTGATAGGCCGCTCCATTGATCCCCAAACAGCCCGTAAACAGGCGAATGCCCGACAAGCCGATATGGTACCCAACGCAGGCTGGCCAGGCTCCGACGTAGCACTTTCCATGAACCTGAACGGTAGCGGAACCTATGTACCACTGGTACCTGTGGGGCGTCTCAATGCAGCCAGCGCTGAAGATGTGAGGAGATACCTTGAGAAGGTCAGAAACCTGGAGGCTCAGCCTGCCTCTGCAGCATGGCGCAAGAACATCCTGCACCTGAGCGGCGGACGCTCGGCGGCGGAATTACCTGTTTTTAAAGAGTATGTCAATTCGTTTGAGAGAAGAGTACAGGGCACATCGCTGGCTGCAAAATTCAGGACCATTTCCAAAAAGACGGACGAACCCGTTGAGGAATTCCCCATTTACGAAGAGGTGAATAATGGGGTGGCACTGCTCACGTTGTTCGGGCATTCCAGCCTGAACGTTTCGGATATTGATATCGGCTTCGCCTCGGATACAAAAAGAAATTACAAAAACAACCCGTTCTACCCGGCCGTGCTGGTAAATGGCTGTGCATTGGGCAACATCTATTATAGTGCTGCCACCATCAGCAACGACTGGATCCTGTCGCCATCAAACGGAGCCGTACTATTCCTCGCTCACACCCACAATGGACTGGTTTCTGCTTTAAAACGGTATTCCGATTCCTTTTACGACGTATTGGCCGACCGATCTTTTACTTCGCAGCCTTTCGGTCTGATCCAGAAAGAAGCAATCAGGAGAAATATTGCCAGGTACCCCGGCGTGACGGACGGTATCACCAGCCAGCAGATGAACCTGCAGGGCGACCCCGCCATCAGGATTTTCCCGGCTTCCAAACCTGATTATGTATGGGACTCTTCTACATTGGTTTTCTCCGACCCATCGGGACGAGCGCTGACCGCCTGGAGTGATTCCGTCAGAGTCCGTATTGCAGTTGCCAATAATGGAAGATTCCGAAAGGAAAAGATCCGGGTGTCGGTCAGGCGGACCAAGGAAACAGTAACCCTTTTTGAAGATCAATGGGAAATGGATGCAATGCCCCACGCCGACACGTTATCCTTTACTATTCCCAATAAAAGCACCACGGGGGGAGATGAAACCTGGATCTTTTCAATTGATCCCTCAGCCTTATTGGACGAGGAAAACAAAAGTAACAATGTATTGACCTCAACGCTAGCCATTAAGGAAGGCGGAGCCATCCCTTTGTTACCGGTAAAAGATTATCAAACCAATACCTTGCAAATTGACTTGGTCGCCCAAACAACGGAAGATAAGCCCAATGGTACCGTCATCTTTGAATGGAGTAAAAACAGCGCATTCCCCGAAAACGAGGTCCGCAGAAGTACTGTCAGTGCAAAGGAATTCATAGCGGTGCATAAAATTGATCAGCCCGGAGCCGAAGCAGGGAAATATTACTGGAGGGTTTATATGCAGGGAGACCAGCTAAGACCTTCCGAAACAAGATCCATTACCTACATTCCCGGCACCGATCTGCCCGTTGTAAAAACGCCGGAGGTAATCATTTTACCCACTACGCTCCCGGCAGCAATTGCACAGGGTAACATTTACCGGGCCACCCTATCGTTTCGTAACATCACCGATTTTGGCTTCTCCGATTCGGTATCCGTATTGATAACCACAAAAAACAAACTTGTATCGGTTGAGCAAACCTTGCGGATAGCACCTGTAGAAGCACAGGAAACCAGGAATATCCAGCTAGAATTTGAAACGCTCGACAAAGAAGGCCCCCAGCAGATCACGTTAGTATTCAACAATATGCGGTTGCCCGAAACGGTGTATGCAAACAATACGCTTTCCTTCGGCTTCGAAGTGATCCCCGACCGCCTTCCGCCCGTAGTGACGGTAATGGTTGACGGACGCAGTATTTTAAATAACGAAGTTGTTTCTCCCCAGCCGCAGATACGCGTTCAGATCGTTGATGAAAATCCCTTTATGCAGCGTTCAGATACAACAGGCACCGAGATATGGCTGACTGAGGACTGCACTGGCTGTGCTGCCAGAAAAATTTCATTAACGAATGCAAGCCTGCAGGTTGACCCTGAAAATGGTCTGCTGATTGGCCTTACTTTACCCGCACCGCTGACCGCCGGACGCTATAAATTACAGGTATATACCAGCGACCTGAGCAAAAACCAGGCACCGGTTTATGAGATTTTTTTCCGTGTGATTACCTCTGCCTCTTTTGCGGGTACTGTTTATCCTAACCCTTCCGCGCACTGGTTCCGTTTTACAATGGATATTACCGGAGAAATTCCTCCTGAAATATGGACGATAAGCATCTGGAACAAACTGGGACAGCTGATCAAAAATCAGGACATTATGCCTCATCTGGGAAAAAATGAGTGGCACTGGCAACCTATCAAACTCAGTTCAGGTATATATTTTTACAAAATGACTTTAAAGAGCAAAGACGCCGACTATCCCGGTTATGCAACAAAAGGGAAATTAATATGGATGCCCTGA
- a CDS encoding dihydrofolate reductase yields MDKKTRVYLIAAMSENRVIGINNSLPWHLPDEWEHFRKVTNGKPFIMGRKSYEAPDALHSPYRNIVLSSEKKETAGVEYAASLDEALALLEEEPEAFILGGATVFKEAIHLAERLYLTVVHAHLEGDAFFPQVNSDEWELTSSEYHGTDERHVYSFSMNIYDRKIPGRQS; encoded by the coding sequence TTGGATAAAAAAACACGCGTGTATCTGATTGCGGCAATGAGCGAAAACCGGGTAATCGGGATCAACAACAGTTTGCCCTGGCACCTTCCGGACGAGTGGGAGCACTTCCGTAAAGTAACCAATGGCAAGCCTTTTATCATGGGCCGAAAAAGTTATGAAGCGCCCGATGCACTGCACTCTCCATACCGCAATATAGTCCTTAGTTCCGAGAAAAAAGAAACAGCCGGTGTTGAATATGCTGCAAGCCTAGATGAGGCACTTGCGCTTTTGGAGGAGGAGCCGGAGGCATTCATCCTGGGCGGCGCAACTGTTTTCAAAGAAGCCATACATCTTGCCGAACGGCTGTACCTGACCGTTGTACATGCGCATCTGGAAGGCGATGCTTTTTTTCCCCAGGTGAATAGTGATGAATGGGAACTTACTTCGTCTGAATATCATGGTACCGACGAAAGGCATGTTTATTCCTTTTCAATGAATATTTATGATCGAAAAATACCGGGTCGGCAGTCCTGA
- a CDS encoding PadR family transcriptional regulator produces MNIENAQVQMRKGILEFCILHIISRGEVYASDMLDELTSARIMVVEGTLYPLLTRLKNSGWLDYKWVESSSGPPRKYYVLTEEGKIFLEAMQATWFELADSVSIVIKRTEDLSKNAASNPS; encoded by the coding sequence ATGAATATTGAAAATGCCCAGGTGCAGATGCGCAAAGGAATCCTGGAATTCTGCATACTGCATATCATATCCCGGGGGGAAGTATATGCCTCGGATATGTTGGATGAGCTCACTTCGGCAAGGATCATGGTGGTGGAAGGCACCCTGTACCCGTTGCTGACAAGGTTAAAAAATTCGGGTTGGCTGGATTATAAATGGGTAGAGTCCTCGTCGGGGCCCCCGCGCAAATATTATGTTTTGACAGAAGAGGGGAAGATTTTTCTCGAGGCTATGCAGGCCACCTGGTTTGAGCTGGCCGATTCGGTATCAATCGTAATTAAACGGACGGAAGATCTTAGTAAAAACGCAGCATCCAATCCATCCTGA
- a CDS encoding PspC domain-containing protein, giving the protein MKKTISINIGGVIFHIEEDGYEKLKNYLTSIQRYFASFADSKEIVSDIEARVAERFWNKQKSDGKQVISLEDVEELITAMGTVADFEAIEQAEDILADPLETAREETFTAQEEPKAYSEPKAEAKKQPAASSRKLFRDLRRKLIGGVAAGLANYFTIDPIWVRLAFLFAVVGLPAGSGMLDFGNAGDLAGVSGFAVLIYIAMWIAFPGSLTLEEDATVKKFYRDPDRKVVSGVAAGVASYFGIDLGVVRFLWVLSILLFGTGVIIYIVLGVIAPSANTLTEKMEMQGEPITLSNIESNIKQSLDPDAKAGEEHIVSKILLLPFRAIALIIGALGKLLKGLGPVVRILIGVILVGFSSISLLTLVVGSAIALGLMNSVQFDNLPVPFMIFQELPGSLILSGILVAAIPLVFLLLLGLTLLSNKKIVSGTVWLTLAGLWIVGIIGATIGGVAYQRNFAKRGEVVQTTFYALPTGTLTLDHNGIYEEDNVDLDIFLEGYGSSDSIKLEKTLFSRGRSREEAEKMAQSIEYDITVNDSLFLFKEGPQRSAGRFREQNVDAKLFVPYNMPFVMTRNFYESMSRWGDNYQNIGKYDLENGELNWRNLRWVMRRDSGLICTNFPAKFLKHDEEQEDENYSYDGDDNGEIDLGERGTFMKQFPVGDFTKVDLGGAYSITLKHGTEYSVTADGDEKDVDDLKVKVDGGVLKVSRFSNFSLLEGSNKRIGFVITTPQLEAVSISGANKARIFGFKGLSKLDVDISGASQSEINVETDQLRAEISGASKVIFKGSARSATMDLSGACKVEATEMNIQNADVSASGASKVSLGRVNNIKKSENGASKIEVIE; this is encoded by the coding sequence ATGAAAAAGACTATCAGCATTAATATAGGTGGCGTAATCTTTCATATAGAGGAGGATGGCTACGAAAAACTAAAGAACTACCTGACCTCTATCCAGCGGTATTTTGCTTCTTTCGCCGACAGCAAGGAAATTGTTTCGGATATTGAAGCGCGGGTGGCCGAGCGGTTCTGGAACAAACAGAAGTCGGATGGCAAGCAGGTGATCTCCCTGGAAGATGTTGAGGAGCTCATCACGGCCATGGGTACTGTGGCAGACTTTGAAGCCATAGAGCAGGCCGAAGATATCCTGGCTGACCCGCTGGAGACGGCACGGGAAGAAACGTTTACGGCACAGGAAGAACCCAAGGCTTATTCCGAACCTAAAGCGGAAGCGAAAAAACAGCCTGCAGCAAGCTCCCGGAAATTATTCCGTGACCTGCGCCGGAAACTGATCGGTGGTGTGGCGGCTGGTCTGGCCAATTATTTTACAATTGATCCGATCTGGGTCCGGCTGGCATTTTTATTTGCAGTGGTAGGCCTTCCTGCCGGATCGGGTATGCTGGATTTTGGTAATGCCGGTGATCTGGCGGGAGTATCAGGATTTGCCGTGCTGATTTACATTGCCATGTGGATCGCATTTCCGGGGTCCTTAACACTGGAAGAGGATGCAACGGTCAAGAAGTTCTACCGAGATCCGGACCGCAAGGTGGTAAGTGGTGTGGCGGCAGGGGTTGCATCTTATTTTGGGATAGACTTGGGCGTGGTGCGTTTTCTGTGGGTACTCTCGATACTATTGTTCGGGACCGGCGTGATTATTTATATCGTTCTTGGGGTGATAGCGCCTTCGGCCAACACCTTGACTGAAAAAATGGAAATGCAGGGTGAGCCCATCACGCTTTCCAATATTGAATCCAATATTAAACAGAGCCTTGATCCAGATGCAAAGGCTGGTGAGGAACACATTGTTAGCAAAATATTACTGTTGCCTTTTCGTGCCATCGCGCTGATCATCGGAGCCTTGGGGAAGTTATTAAAGGGGCTTGGCCCGGTGGTGAGGATACTGATAGGCGTAATACTGGTGGGGTTTTCATCCATTTCACTGCTGACGCTTGTTGTGGGCAGCGCCATTGCCCTGGGACTGATGAATTCGGTACAGTTTGATAACCTGCCGGTACCTTTTATGATATTCCAGGAATTACCGGGAAGCCTGATTTTATCGGGAATCCTGGTGGCTGCCATTCCTCTGGTTTTCCTTCTCCTGCTCGGGCTGACACTTCTTTCCAATAAAAAGATCGTATCCGGTACGGTATGGCTGACACTGGCCGGGCTCTGGATTGTAGGGATCATTGGCGCCACGATTGGCGGTGTGGCTTATCAACGCAATTTCGCAAAACGCGGAGAGGTGGTTCAGACAACTTTTTACGCCTTACCGACAGGTACCTTAACATTAGATCACAATGGGATTTACGAGGAAGATAATGTGGATTTAGATATTTTTCTTGAAGGGTATGGTTCATCAGACAGTATTAAACTGGAAAAGACTTTGTTCTCGAGAGGAAGGTCCAGAGAGGAGGCAGAAAAAATGGCACAAAGCATAGAATATGATATTACTGTAAACGATTCCCTGTTCCTATTTAAAGAAGGCCCGCAGCGGAGTGCCGGCAGATTCCGGGAGCAGAATGTAGATGCCAAGCTTTTTGTCCCCTATAACATGCCGTTTGTAATGACCCGGAATTTTTATGAGTCGATGAGCCGCTGGGGAGATAATTATCAGAATATAGGCAAATACGATCTGGAGAATGGGGAGCTGAACTGGAGAAATCTGAGGTGGGTCATGCGTCGGGATTCAGGGCTAATTTGTACCAATTTTCCCGCAAAATTCCTGAAGCACGATGAAGAACAGGAGGACGAAAATTATTCATACGACGGAGATGATAACGGAGAAATCGATCTGGGGGAGAGAGGGACTTTTATGAAACAGTTTCCTGTAGGGGATTTCACAAAGGTTGACCTGGGAGGTGCTTATTCCATCACTCTTAAGCACGGAACAGAATACAGTGTAACAGCAGACGGTGATGAAAAAGACGTGGACGACCTGAAAGTAAAAGTGGATGGTGGTGTACTGAAAGTAAGTCGCTTCAGTAATTTTTCGCTGCTCGAAGGAAGTAACAAACGCATTGGTTTTGTTATTACTACTCCTCAACTGGAAGCGGTAAGTATCTCCGGTGCGAACAAGGCCAGGATATTCGGTTTCAAAGGATTATCAAAACTGGATGTGGATATTTCCGGTGCTTCCCAGTCGGAGATAAACGTAGAAACCGACCAGCTGCGTGCGGAGATTTCCGGTGCTTCAAAGGTCATATTCAAGGGGTCGGCACGCTCAGCAACGATGGATCTGTCGGGTGCCTGTAAAGTGGAGGCCACTGAAATGAACATTCAGAATGCAGATGTTTCCGCTTCCGGAGCTTCCAAGGTAAGCCTGGGCCGGGTAAACAATATCAAAAAGAGCGAAAACGGAGCCAGTAAAATAGAGGTTATAGAGTAA
- a CDS encoding head GIN domain-containing protein — protein sequence MKKTIATFMMLVAVTAVTMAQDTRKFSVSDFDKLSMGSAFRIEVKQGKEYSVVTSGRREDLDDLSALVKGGVLKLGYKSGGWNNNHKSVTVNITMPTLEGVDFSGASRANVSAFTGAKQMVIEVSGASQVTMDFSAPKVTFDLSGASSLILTGSCNVLNGEVSGASSFKGRDFSSKEVNIDASGASSAYVMASNVIHAEASGASRVRYSGAAKDIHSSSSGASSVKRD from the coding sequence ATGAAAAAAACAATTGCTACCTTCATGATGCTCGTCGCTGTTACAGCTGTAACAATGGCGCAGGATACCCGAAAATTTTCAGTATCCGACTTTGATAAACTTTCGATGGGAAGTGCATTCAGGATAGAAGTTAAACAGGGAAAGGAATACAGCGTCGTCACCAGCGGGAGAAGAGAAGATCTGGATGATCTGAGTGCTTTAGTAAAAGGAGGTGTGCTTAAATTAGGGTATAAATCCGGAGGCTGGAATAACAATCATAAATCCGTCACCGTAAATATCACCATGCCGACATTGGAAGGAGTAGATTTTTCCGGCGCAAGCAGGGCCAATGTTTCTGCCTTCACGGGTGCCAAGCAGATGGTTATTGAGGTATCCGGTGCTTCCCAGGTAACGATGGACTTCTCGGCACCAAAGGTAACTTTCGACCTTTCGGGAGCTTCGTCACTCATTCTTACAGGCTCGTGTAACGTGCTGAACGGCGAGGTTTCAGGCGCATCTTCTTTTAAAGGGAGAGATTTCAGTAGCAAAGAGGTAAATATTGATGCATCGGGTGCCAGCAGTGCTTATGTAATGGCCAGTAATGTGATTCACGCCGAAGCCAGTGGCGCCAGCAGAGTAAGGTATTCAGGTGCAGCAAAAGATATCCATTCCAGTAGTTCGGGTGCCAGTTCGGTTAAGAGGGACTAG